From a region of the Methanolobus tindarius DSM 2278 genome:
- a CDS encoding carbohydrate kinase family protein, which produces MDRVITVVGHAAIDLLFDVENIAVHNESHPIIDYNQYYGGGAANIAVAIAILGGNAQLISAVGGDFASSGYEAEFEKFGVDLSLLYRFPEHKSTRAFVFTDREHNQSTYFHWGASIELKELEPPEVDFVHLATSDSTYNARIAKKAKFVSFDPGQDLVTYSRENLESILENTNILFTNKHEIQRVCEMTGKSMDDILSMIETVIVTYDASGSKIYNNGTEVTIPVVTVKALDPTGAGDAYRAGFLLAYTRGYPLEVCGKIGSTVASFAVQSIGCQTDLPTWDVMKARYEENFGKLELPA; this is translated from the coding sequence ATGGACCGGGTAATAACTGTTGTAGGGCATGCAGCTATTGATCTCCTTTTTGATGTAGAAAATATTGCAGTCCACAATGAATCCCATCCTATAATAGATTACAACCAGTATTATGGAGGTGGAGCTGCCAATATTGCAGTTGCAATAGCAATACTTGGAGGAAATGCTCAGCTTATATCCGCAGTGGGAGGAGATTTTGCTTCATCTGGATATGAAGCTGAATTTGAAAAATTCGGTGTTGACCTCTCACTTCTCTACAGGTTCCCTGAGCATAAAAGCACAAGAGCCTTCGTGTTCACTGACAGGGAGCACAACCAGAGTACATATTTCCACTGGGGAGCATCCATAGAGCTTAAAGAACTGGAGCCACCGGAAGTTGATTTTGTACACCTTGCAACATCAGATTCAACATACAACGCAAGGATTGCTAAAAAGGCAAAGTTCGTTTCATTTGATCCGGGACAGGACCTTGTGACTTATTCTAGGGAAAATCTTGAAAGCATCCTTGAAAACACCAACATTCTCTTTACAAACAAGCATGAGATACAGCGTGTCTGTGAGATGACCGGGAAATCAATGGACGATATTCTCAGCATGATCGAAACAGTTATTGTAACTTACGATGCAAGCGGCAGTAAAATTTATAACAATGGAACTGAGGTAACAATTCCTGTAGTTACCGTGAAAGCACTTGACCCGACAGGTGCAGGTGACGCTTACAGAGCCGGTTTCCTTCTTGCTTACACACGTGGATACCCACTGGAAGTTTGTGGTAAGATTGGTTCCACAGTTGCTTCTTTTGCTGTTCAGAGTATCGGATGCCAGACCGACCTTCCAACATGGGATGTCATGAAGGCACGTTACGAAGAGAATTTCGGTAAACTTGAACTTCCGGCTTAA
- a CDS encoding DUF555 domain-containing protein, which produces MSNYHVTLEAAWLVRDVKSADDAIGVAISEAGKRLNPKLDYVEVDIGTTFCPACEEPITSVFIAANTAIVGLVLEMKVFDAESPEHAARIAKSVIGRALRDVPLAVVDVEEFE; this is translated from the coding sequence ATGTCAAATTATCATGTTACACTTGAAGCCGCCTGGTTGGTTAGAGACGTAAAATCCGCAGATGATGCAATTGGTGTTGCAATTTCTGAAGCAGGAAAACGCCTGAATCCTAAACTGGATTATGTGGAAGTAGACATCGGAACAACTTTCTGTCCTGCATGTGAAGAACCAATTACCAGTGTTTTCATTGCTGCTAACACCGCAATTGTTGGTCTTGTTCTTGAAATGAAAGTATTTGATGCTGAAAGTCCGGAGCACGCAGCCAGAATTGCAAAATCAGTTATTGGTCGTGCATTAAGAGATGTTCCTCTCGCTGTTGTGGATGTAGAGGAATTCGAGTAA
- a CDS encoding DUF357 domain-containing protein, whose amino-acid sequence MAADLNEKVKRYERLLREALEKAKVAPIPQSHMYTVAGDYRNMASSYYNDGLHFVEIDDPVNALVCFSYGHAWLDAGARLGLFDVDDDVLFTI is encoded by the coding sequence ATGGCTGCTGACCTGAATGAAAAAGTTAAGAGATATGAGCGACTATTAAGGGAAGCTCTGGAAAAGGCCAAAGTTGCCCCGATTCCACAATCTCATATGTATACGGTAGCCGGAGATTATCGTAATATGGCAAGTTCATACTATAATGATGGTCTTCATTTTGTTGAAATTGATGACCCTGTCAATGCCCTTGTCTGTTTCAGTTACGGACATGCATGGCTTGACGCAGGAGCAAGACTTGGCCTGTTTGATGTCGACGATGACGTGTTGTTTACAATATGA
- a CDS encoding ATP-binding protein: MVRGSVGVIFGETGTFEFKVMVFDSSKVYRGAYVKVWHDASSEEKDHTWVLGQVMAIKRYSDSFSIEEAMKGQRADKSDDKIVAEVMIIGSRDEIGMLRAPVIPFSPGSPIFAADEGLTRSVLGLTGNEMSIGMLEGTNIKVQLSVNSLVQKHCSILAKTGSGKSYTASVLLEELLDHNIPMLIIDPHSEYSSLKVEGEGSPEDFKRFGVKPKGYGKNVTVYTPASKAINPDADELFRLNGMNLTVKDLTSVFPDNFSTTHTGILYEAIQKLRAEMETYTIDDIIFEVGNDKSKAKWIVINALEQIRDTNILSPNPTSISELFQKGKAAVIDFKGVAPELQSMIVASLCSGLFEARKLNQIPPGMLVVEEAHNYAPEKGFSKTTSTDILRTIASEGRKFGLGMMVVSQRPARVDKNVLSQCGTQVIMKVTNPNDLKAISKGLEGVTSYVEEELMRLPPGVAMLVSNEIERPVLVDIRIRKSKHGGESVNVLKAARTPTPPPPPELVAGQSHEPVVPTSVRRPVPAATTVESHEHDVLDIPVVDSPTQDTNFTPPPKRQPSRPPRVEATNGEESEGGGKLFKKLFRANR; encoded by the coding sequence ATGGTAAGAGGTTCAGTAGGCGTTATTTTTGGAGAAACAGGAACCTTTGAGTTCAAAGTAATGGTTTTTGACAGTTCCAAAGTATACAGGGGCGCATACGTCAAAGTATGGCATGATGCGTCGTCGGAAGAGAAAGATCACACATGGGTACTTGGTCAGGTAATGGCCATAAAACGATACAGTGATTCATTTTCTATCGAAGAGGCAATGAAGGGACAGCGTGCAGATAAAAGTGATGACAAGATCGTTGCTGAGGTAATGATAATCGGTTCCAGAGATGAGATCGGAATGCTGCGTGCACCGGTGATACCTTTCAGTCCTGGAAGCCCCATTTTTGCAGCAGACGAGGGACTTACAAGATCAGTGCTCGGACTTACGGGGAACGAAATGAGTATCGGTATGCTTGAAGGCACTAATATTAAAGTGCAGTTGAGCGTCAATAGTCTTGTTCAGAAACACTGTAGTATCCTGGCAAAAACCGGAAGTGGAAAATCATATACTGCATCCGTGCTGCTGGAAGAGCTGCTTGATCACAATATTCCAATGCTTATAATAGATCCGCACAGCGAATATTCATCTTTGAAGGTTGAAGGTGAAGGCAGTCCTGAAGATTTCAAGCGGTTTGGTGTAAAACCCAAGGGTTACGGGAAAAATGTAACAGTATATACTCCTGCAAGCAAGGCAATCAATCCCGATGCAGATGAGTTGTTCAGGCTCAATGGTATGAATCTTACTGTCAAGGATCTGACGTCGGTCTTCCCTGATAATTTCTCAACCACACACACTGGTATATTATATGAAGCAATTCAGAAACTACGTGCTGAGATGGAGACATACACGATTGATGATATTATATTTGAGGTTGGTAACGATAAAAGCAAGGCAAAGTGGATTGTTATCAATGCCCTTGAACAGATAAGGGATACAAATATCCTATCCCCTAATCCAACTTCCATAAGCGAACTTTTCCAGAAAGGAAAAGCTGCAGTAATTGACTTCAAGGGAGTTGCTCCCGAACTTCAGAGCATGATTGTTGCCAGTCTTTGTTCCGGTCTTTTTGAGGCACGTAAGCTCAACCAGATCCCGCCTGGTATGCTCGTTGTTGAGGAAGCACATAATTATGCTCCTGAAAAAGGTTTCAGTAAAACCACCAGTACTGACATTCTCAGGACAATCGCATCAGAAGGTCGTAAGTTCGGTCTTGGTATGATGGTTGTTTCCCAGAGACCTGCAAGAGTTGACAAGAATGTTCTCTCTCAGTGTGGAACTCAGGTTATAATGAAAGTCACAAACCCCAACGACCTTAAGGCTATAAGCAAGGGTCTGGAGGGTGTAACTTCCTATGTTGAGGAAGAACTCATGCGTTTGCCTCCGGGTGTTGCCATGCTTGTTAGCAATGAAATTGAAAGGCCTGTGCTTGTTGATATCAGAATAAGAAAATCCAAGCACGGTGGTGAATCTGTCAATGTTCTCAAGGCTGCACGGACTCCAACTCCACCACCACCACCTGAGTTAGTAGCAGGTCAAAGTCATGAACCGGTAGTTCCAACTTCGGTACGCAGGCCTGTGCCCGCTGCAACTACAGTGGAATCACATGAACACGATGTTCTGGATATTCCGGTAGTTGATTCTCCGACTCAGGACACAAATTTCACACCTCCTCCAAAAAGACAGCCATCAAGACCACCACGCGTTGAAGCCACAAACGGTGAGGAGTCTGAGGGCGGAGGAAAGCTCTTTAAAAAGCTTTTCAGGGCGAACAGATAA
- the dph5 gene encoding diphthine synthase, translated as MLTFIGLGLFDEKDISLKGLEAIKNADMVFAEFYTSRLMGSSLEELESLYGKKVNLLSREDVEISPDWLAEAKDKNVAFLTGGDTMVSTTHVDLRLRAKNLGIETKLIHGSSIASAICGLSCLQNYRFGKASTIPHPFTSSRGVTVISETPYDTIKLNKKHNMHTLVFLDIDKDKGYMTVNQALSLLLQVEEKRGESIMENAIAVGIARAGSEAPVVKAGYAHALKDEDFGEPLHILVIPASLHFIEAEALVELLGAPAEILEGLDD; from the coding sequence ATGCTTACTTTCATAGGACTGGGCCTTTTTGATGAGAAAGATATCTCCCTGAAAGGACTTGAAGCTATAAAAAATGCTGATATGGTATTTGCTGAATTCTACACATCAAGACTGATGGGTAGTTCACTGGAAGAACTTGAATCACTCTATGGAAAAAAGGTAAACCTTCTTTCAAGGGAAGATGTGGAAATATCTCCTGATTGGCTTGCTGAAGCTAAAGATAAGAACGTGGCTTTCCTCACAGGAGGCGACACAATGGTTTCCACAACCCACGTTGATCTGCGACTTCGTGCAAAGAACCTGGGTATTGAGACTAAACTTATACACGGCTCATCTATTGCCTCAGCAATCTGTGGTCTTTCATGCCTTCAGAACTATCGTTTCGGAAAAGCATCGACAATTCCTCATCCCTTTACCAGCAGTCGCGGTGTTACAGTAATATCAGAGACTCCTTATGATACTATCAAGCTTAACAAAAAGCACAATATGCATACTCTTGTTTTCCTCGACATCGATAAGGATAAAGGTTACATGACAGTGAACCAGGCTCTTTCCCTGCTTCTTCAGGTAGAGGAAAAAAGGGGTGAGAGTATCATGGAGAATGCCATTGCTGTGGGTATTGCAAGGGCAGGCTCAGAAGCGCCTGTTGTAAAGGCAGGATATGCCCATGCATTGAAGGACGAGGATTTCGGAGAGCCTTTACATATACTTGTCATTCCCGCATCACTTCATTTTATCGAAGCAGAAGCCCTTGTTGAACTACTTGGTGCACCTGCTGAGATCCTTGAAGGGCTTGATGACTGA
- the thsA gene encoding thermosome subunit alpha, with translation MAGYGNQQQPIIIVDPSKERTTGKDALSMNIASAKAVAGIVKTTLGPKGMDKMMVNIMGDITLTNDGATILEEMEIEHPTARMIVEVAKTQEKMAGDGTTSAVVMAGALLDKAQKLIETGVHPTVLVKGYAMATEKALETLKNYAVTVEKTDREMLEKIANTSITGKASEMARGHLAQICVDAIYAIEHEGKVDVDKDIVLAKEVGGTLDDTELINGISIRKEALHNEMPRRIENAKIALIDTELVFAKTNTTSKLHVDSAEQLFDFKEQEKANFRKTIQKIIDTGANVVFCSKKIEDYALHFFKEANMYATRRVKDEDMEVLSYSTGAALVRNVNEITADDLGYAELVEQEDEHEEKTYIKGFKDAKTMTIVIKGGTEHVTDNIERVFDDALHVVKSVYEDGTIVPGGGASEIEVAQALRKYAASVEGREQLAIGAFADAIEELPKAIADNCGFDTIDTIINLRAKHGTVKNAGLDVETGDVIDMLEKGIVDPLRVKTQAIKSASEAALIVLRVDDMLRAKEQAMMDVKPEHNVHNYDATGML, from the coding sequence ATGGCAGGATATGGTAATCAACAACAACCAATAATCATCGTTGATCCTAGTAAAGAGCGCACAACAGGAAAAGACGCATTATCAATGAATATCGCTTCTGCAAAAGCAGTTGCAGGTATTGTGAAAACAACCCTTGGTCCAAAAGGCATGGACAAGATGATGGTAAACATCATGGGTGATATCACCCTTACAAACGACGGTGCAACAATTCTTGAGGAAATGGAAATTGAACACCCAACCGCAAGAATGATTGTCGAGGTTGCAAAGACACAGGAAAAGATGGCAGGTGACGGTACCACCAGTGCTGTTGTAATGGCAGGCGCACTGCTTGATAAAGCACAGAAGCTTATTGAGACCGGTGTTCACCCAACGGTCCTTGTAAAAGGTTACGCAATGGCAACCGAGAAAGCTCTTGAGACACTCAAGAATTACGCAGTCACCGTTGAGAAAACTGACAGGGAAATGCTTGAGAAAATTGCAAACACATCCATCACAGGCAAAGCATCTGAAATGGCAAGGGGTCACCTTGCACAGATCTGTGTTGATGCTATCTATGCAATAGAGCATGAAGGAAAGGTCGATGTTGACAAGGACATTGTACTGGCAAAGGAAGTTGGCGGAACTCTTGATGATACCGAGCTTATCAACGGTATTTCAATCAGGAAAGAAGCACTTCACAATGAAATGCCACGCCGCATTGAGAATGCAAAAATAGCTCTTATTGATACTGAACTTGTTTTCGCAAAGACAAACACAACATCCAAGCTCCATGTTGACAGTGCTGAGCAGTTGTTTGACTTCAAGGAACAGGAAAAAGCAAACTTCAGGAAAACCATCCAGAAAATAATTGACACCGGAGCAAATGTTGTATTCTGTTCAAAGAAGATAGAAGATTATGCACTCCACTTCTTCAAGGAAGCTAACATGTATGCAACAAGACGTGTCAAGGATGAGGACATGGAAGTACTTTCATACTCAACCGGTGCAGCTCTTGTAAGGAACGTCAATGAAATCACAGCTGACGACCTTGGATATGCAGAACTCGTTGAGCAGGAAGATGAGCATGAGGAGAAGACCTATATCAAGGGATTCAAAGATGCAAAAACCATGACAATCGTCATAAAAGGCGGTACAGAGCATGTTACTGATAACATTGAGCGTGTATTTGATGATGCCCTCCACGTAGTAAAGTCAGTCTATGAGGACGGTACCATCGTTCCTGGTGGCGGAGCTTCTGAAATAGAGGTTGCACAGGCACTCAGGAAGTATGCAGCTAGTGTTGAAGGCCGTGAACAGCTTGCAATCGGGGCATTCGCTGATGCAATAGAAGAGCTTCCAAAAGCAATTGCTGATAACTGTGGTTTCGACACAATTGATACAATCATTAACCTCCGTGCAAAACACGGAACTGTGAAGAACGCAGGCCTTGATGTGGAGACAGGAGATGTTATTGACATGCTGGAAAAAGGCATTGTTGACCCTCTCAGAGTCAAGACACAGGCGATCAAATCCGCATCAGAAGCAGCACTTATTGTACTTCGTGTTGATGATATGCTTCGTGCAAAGGAACAGGCCATGATGGATGTCAAGCCTGAGCACAACGTACACAACTACGATGCAACAGGTATGCTGTAA